From Alloacidobacterium dinghuense:
CTGATTCCCGACAAGGTTTCCTTCGAGCAAGCTGCGCCGATCTTTTGCGCCGGGTATACGGTTTATAGTGGGCTCCGCTGGGCTGATCCGCAGCCGCACGAGCGCGTGGCTGTACTTGGAATCGGCGGGCTTGGGCACCTGGCGGTGCAATACGCGAAGGCTGCGGGCTTTGAGACCATCGCGATTTCGCACTCACCCGATAAGGACAAAATGATTCGCGAGTTCGGTGCGGATGAAGTTGTCCGCGACGGAAAGAGCCTTGCCGCAGCGGGCGGCGCTGACATCATCCTCAGCACCACTAATTCGACCCCATCCATGGTAGACAGCATTCAGGGCCTGCGCCCGGATGGCCGGTTTATCGTTATGGGCGCCGACGCGGAACCGCTTACTGTCTCGGTGATCGAGTTGCTCTTCAAGCGCATCAAGATCATCGGCAGCCAACAAAATGGCCCCGAATATCTCTACGAAGCCCTAGATTACGTAGCTCAAGGAAAAGTTAAATCGGTGATTGAAACTTATCCATTGGCCGAAGCGACGAAGGCTTATGAACGCGTTGCGGAGGGCAAGGCGCGTTTCCGCGCC
This genomic window contains:
- a CDS encoding alcohol dehydrogenase catalytic domain-containing protein, which produces MKAAVVPAANSSWQIKDVPEPQPGPGQVLVKMRASGICYTDVHQTLGHLPGQFPRVLGHEPVGEIVTVAADVTTRKVGDRVGSAWVQSTCGRCEWCLRGRRMFCPFMKGTGADVQGGHAEYMPMNADATFLIPDKVSFEQAAPIFCAGYTVYSGLRWADPQPHERVAVLGIGGLGHLAVQYAKAAGFETIAISHSPDKDKMIREFGADEVVRDGKSLAAAGGADIILSTTNSTPSMVDSIQGLRPDGRFIVMGADAEPLTVSVIELLFKRIKIIGSQQNGPEYLYEALDYVAQGKVKSVIETYPLAEATKAYERVAEGKARFRAVLTM